The DNA region TGTGAAAGATAAAAAAGGGAATATCATCGCCACCGATAGCAAAGCGGTTTTCAAATATATAAAGCCCTACACAGCGCAATATGGCGATGTGGTGATCAACGAAATTTTCGCAAACCCATCGGGCAGCCCTGGTTTGCCTCAAAAGGAATTTGTAGAGATTTGGAATTCTACAGATGAATACATTTTAACGCAAGGCTGGAAACTTGCCGACCAAACCTCGTCATTTACCTTCGGTATTGACACTATAAGCCCGAACGAACTGGTTGTGCTATGTGCAAAGGCTGATGAAAGTCTATTTAAGCCTTTCGGAAAGACTGTTCCGCTGTCGCCCTGGCCAAGCTTAAACAACGATAAGGATATCCTTACATTAAGTGATCATACGGGGCGAGTAATTGACAAAGTTGCTTATTTTGATAGCTGGTATAAGGATGATGTGAAGAAAAAGGGTGGTTTCTCTCTGGAGCTTATTGATCCAAAAAACATTTGCCGGGGAATACAAAACTGGTCGGCTTCTACCGATGCAGCCGGGGGCACACCGGGGAAACAAAATTCAGTTTATCGATCACAAATAAGTACAGCGGTTCCGAAGCTGTTATCAGCAACGATAATTGATAGCGTTACGATTGAAGTAGAATTTTCTAAGCCCGTAGATAGTTTATCTGCGGCGCAACCGGATCATTATGTAATGAACAATGGAATTGGCAATCCATCATCTGCAAGTGTTAAATTACAGGGTTTCGAGGTCGTTACACTTAAGTTTGCGGCACCATTTGCGAGAGGTGTTGAACATACTTTAACGGTTGGCAATGTTACCGATTGCGCTGGTAATCCAGTAAGCCCGGCTGCCAATTCGGCCAAATTATTTATCGCGAAGAAAATCGGCGTCCACGATATGCTCATTTCTGAGGTGCTGTTTAACCCTAAAGCTGGCAGTGTAGATTTCGTAGAGATTTATAATAACACCGATCATGTTCTCGATATGAAGGACTTGCAACTGGCGAATGCCGATTCGGCTGGTGCGCCCGCAAACATTAACGTATTGTCGACCAAAAGCATGCTTATTGAATCGAAAAGCTATTGGGTGATTAGTACAAATACCTTAAGTATTCAGTCCAATTACTTTTGCGAAAATCCAGATCATTTTATTCAGTTAAAGACTTTGCCCGTTTACAATAATGACAAGGGAACGGTGATATTGTTGAGTGGAAGTTTAATGATTGATCGTTTTGATTACACTGACAAAATGAAAATGCCCTTGCTGCAGAATGCGGACGGTGTTTCGCTCGAGCGTGTTTCCTTTTTGAAAGGCGCCAACGATGTTGGAAATTTTAAGTCGGCTGCGGCTTCTGTTGGTTTCGCAACGCCAACGTATAAAAACTCACAAGAACCCAATGGTGATGTAGATTTTGTCGAGATAGCAGCTAAAACTTTTTCGCCTGACGGCGATGGCTTTGAAGATGTGATGAATTTGGATTATCAGGTTGCTGAAAATGCAAATTTGGCCACGGTTAATGTATTTTCAGACAAAGGAGTATTGATCCGCAGGTTGCTAAAAAATCAAACCATTGGTACAAAAGGAAGGTTAACCTGGGACGGCTTAAATGAAAACGGGCAAAAAGCAGGAGGGGATTTATGTTATCCTATTTGACGTTTTCGATTTAAATGGAACTGCGAAGCGCTTTAGGAATACTTGTGTGCTGGCAGCAAAGTTGAATTAGGCGTACTGTCATTCTGAACCTAGTGAAGAACCCCCAAGCTACGGAATGCTAGCGTCAATGAGACCACAAACCAAAATTGTGAGCGTAGCTGGAAATTTGGATTCCCGTGATAATCGGTTAGAGATTATTCATGGTAAGCGCTGTTTTTTAGCGGTACTCACGCTTGTTTCGCAGGTCTTCCTTCGTCAGAATGACGGCATATACTAAACCAAATTCGCCTTTATATAATCGCAGCTTGTTTTTATCGATCCGATTGGGTCGGGTTGATAGTTATTTTCGTGCTCTACAAAGAAGTGTTGCATTCCCGCCAGTTTGGCTCCCGCAAAGATCGATTTAAAATCTATGGAACCTTTCCCAACTTCGGTATTCAGTTCTGGCTTGGTTTTATCCATATCCTTAACATGCCACATTGGGAAACGCCCGGGGTATTTTTTAAAGAAAGCAAGCGGATCGTTGCCAGAGCGCACCACCCAATACAAATCCATTTCGAAATTAACCAGGTTTTTATCCGTTTCCTGAAGATAAAGATCGTACCCTGTAAGATTATCGAGTTTTTTGAATTCGAAATCGTGGTTATGGTAGGCAAACTTTAAACCCGATTGTTTGGCTATTTCGGCAACTTTGTTAAAGTCGGATGCTGTTTTTTTGAAACCATCCGCACCCTTGCTCATGTCGACATGTGCCCCAGCGATGGTGAAATACTTTCCACCAATTGCTGCACAAGAATCGATATCTGCCTTAAGCTTATCGGTTTTACCGGTTTTTGCAAACTCGTCCATCCCGTAATGGCCACTTGGTGCTTTTAATCCGTTGGCATCAAGTAACGTCTTAAACTCCTTTATAGATAAATTCCAGAACTTTCCGTTAGCGAAACCATAAGTTTCTACTTCTTTATAGCCTGCCCCGGCCACTTTTTCGATCACGCCATTTACATCTTTGGGTAAAAGATCTCGAAGTGTGTACAACTGCAGGCCCACATTTTTATTTGCTTTATTAAAAGCAAAAGATGGAATAAGCAGAGTAGCACTTGCTGCTAACCCAGCCTGCTTTAAAAAAGTTCTTCTTGAATTCATAGCTACAACGTTTAAATTAATTCCTTTTTGATATAAGCGCAGCTTGCGGTAACCGATGCAACCGGGTTTGGCTTATAATTGGTTTCGTGCTCAACAAAAAAATACTTCATGCCCGAAAGTTTGGCCTCAGCAAAAATCGGTTTAAAATCGATTGATCCAGTTCCTACTTCAGCATTTAAATCTGGATTGGCCTTATCCATGTCCTTCACGTGCCACATGGTAAAACGACCTGGGTTTTCTTTAAATAGTTTTATCGGATCGTGCCCGGCACGTACCACCCAATATAAATCCAGTTCGAAATTGACCAGATTTTTATCTGTTTCTGCCAAAAGGATCTCATATCCGCTGGTTTCGCCCTGCTTTTCGAATTCAAAGTTATGATTATGGTAGGCTAATTTCAGTCCTGCTTTTTTGCATTCCTGACCGGCCACATTTATTTTTTCAGCAACCTTTTTATAATCGTCGGCAGTTTTTCTGATCTCTTCATTAAGCCAGGGAATGGTTATATATTCGCTTCCCAACATTTTGGCAGCAACAATTGCTTCTTCTAATTCGGCTTGATCACCAGTTGATAAATAGTCGGTTAATCCATAGTGTCCACTTGGCGCATATAACCCGTTATCATCTAAAAGCTGTTTGAACTTTACAGGATCAAGACCCCAAAACTGATCTTTAATAGAAAAGCCATAAGCTTCTACCTGATTAAAACCAGCTTTTGCCACTTTTTCAATCGTTCCTTTAACATCTTTAGGCAATTCATCGCGTAGGGAGTAAAGTTGCAGACCGACATTCTTTTTACTGCCCATGCAGGCAAACGATGGTACCAAAAGTGCAGCGGCCGCAGCCATGCTGCCGCTTAATAAAAAATTTCTTCTTGTAAGCATATATTAGATTTTAAACAGATAAGCAGGTCTAAAACCTGCTTATCTGTTTTGGTTGTTATCGCTGCTGTGTTTCTGCCTGAATTTGGGTTTGGGCTACATTTCTATCTTTAAAAAACAGGATGAAAAATAGCGCCACAACACCGGCAATGCCCGCAGGAATTAACCAAATGGTGTGCCAGTCGTGAGTTCCCGGAACAGCGTATTTGTTTACAACCATGCCCGAAATTATCGAGCCGATTAGCATACCAACGCCGTAAGTTGCCAGGGTAATAAAGCCTTGAGCGGCACTTTTAAATTTTTCTCCCGCAAGCCTATCTGTATAAATCTGGCCTGTAACAAAGAAGAAATCGTAACAAATTCCGTGGAGAATAATTCCACCGATTAGCATCCAATAGTTGCTTTCGGCGTTACCAAATGCAAAGAATACATACCTAACAACCCACGCTATCATACCTATTGCCAGCATTTTTTTTACGCCAAGACGAGCAAAAAACAACGGCATTAATAACATGAACAAGGTTTCAGAAACCTGACCTAAAGCCTGCACACCTGCTGCTTTTTTCATTCCCACTTCATTAAGAAATGGATTGGTGAAATTATAATAAAAAGCCAAAGGAATACAGATTGCAATTGATGCGATGAAAAATAACAAGAACGACTTGTTTTTAAGTAAGCCAAGGGCATCTAAGCCCAAAATATCGCGGATAGAGGTTTTTTCACCTTTCTTTACCGGAGGGGTATGCGGTAAAAAGAAGCTGAGTACACCTAACGCGATGGAGGCAACAGAGGCCATTTTGAACGTCAAAACAAGGTTTCCAGATTGTTCCCAGTTCAACCATCCAATTACCAATCCGGCAATGATCCAACCAATGGTTCCAAAAACACGTATAGATGGAAATTCCTTGCCGGGATCTTTAAGCTGTTTAAACGATATGGAATTGACTAGTGCAAGGGTGGGCATAAAAGCGATCATGTATCCCAAAATGAATGGGAAAAATGCTTCGAAATTCAGCGATGTTCCTGCCACCCAAAGTAATACGCCGCCAACTAAATGTAAAATGCCCAGTACTTTTTGTGCAGAGAAAAACTTATCTGCAATTAAACCGATAATAAAGGGTGCGATGATGGCACCGAGCGACTGTGTGCTATAGGCCGAACCGATCTGAACATCATTGGCTAACAGATTTTTCCCCAGAAAGGTACCTAGTGTTACGAACCATGCGCCCCAGATAAAAAATTCGAGGAACATCATGGATGAGAGTTTAAAACGAGTGATGGTATTCATTTGGTTTATATATGGTTTTTAGAGCCCCACCTAAATCCTCCCCAGAGGGGAGGACTTTTGGGCTTGTGGTTTATTTTAAGGCTTAAAGGGTGTAGGGTTTGTAGTGCAAATTTTAAAAGCTTTAAGGCATTTGCGTTGGAAAGAAAACCCTTTACCCTCAACCTTTCTACCCCTCTACCTTTTTTATAGTTCTTTTATTGATATATTCTTGTACCACACTTCGTCGCCATGATCTTGAAGCGCAATTTTGCCGGTTTTAAATGCGCCCCAATCTTTCCAGGTTGCAAATTTGCTGTTTGCTACAATACTTTTCCAGTTCTCATCCCAAAGCGTAGTTTTAACAACGGTAACACCATTTAAAATTAAGGTTAATTTACCATTTTTACTTATTATTTCTGCTTTATTCCATTCGCCTACTGGTTTAACAGGTTCCGAAGCGCTTTTAACCAAATCGTACAGGTCGCCGGCACGATGTTTTGGAAATTTGCCATCTGGGTGTCCATCGTTGTCAATTACCTGCATTTCTAACCCTGTAGAATATGTCGCGTGGTATTGAGGATCTTCATGAACGTAGAATATTAAGCCGCTATTTGCTTTGGGAGCTACTTTCCAATCGTATTTTAAGTGGAAGTTGCCGTACTCCTTATCGGTTACTAAATCGCCACCGCCATCTTTACCTTTAGTAGCTAAATCCAGGTGTAATGCGCCATCCTGAACTTGCCAGGCACTGCCAACGCCAGTTTTGTTATAAGTGTGCCAGCCAGTTGTTGTTTTGCCATCAAATAATGGCTTAAAGCCTTTTTGTGCTTTTGATATTTGGGTTACTGCAAGTAATATACAGGCAGAAAGGAAGATTTTTTTCATGTTTTTATAAGTTGTCGTCATTGCGAGAAACGAAGCAATGTCAGTAGATTCTTCGTTCCTCGCAATTGACGATTTTTTGCTTTTAGAGTGTTAAATTGTTCCAGCCTTTACGGTATTCGCGTTTTACAAACTGGTTTGCTTCATCAAAGTTGGTTACTTTCATGTTGTCGTTATCCCAAAGCATTTTGGTGTACCTTCCTGGATAGCTGGTTTTGCCATTCACTGTTTTCTGAATATCGAAACTTCTTATTGCCAGGTTGGCCATTAATAATGCTTCGGTTAGCGGACCAGCAATTTCGAAAGGCGAACTTACCTCTTGTTTGCCATAACCAGCAATTGCAGCTTCTACCCATTGTTTGTAATGGCCGTTTGCGCCCTCGGGTACGCGTGCATATTTTGGAGCCACTTTAATATCCTTGTTTCGGCTTAACGGCAACAATTTAGGGTTTGCGCTGTAGGTTTCAGACATCATTTTCCCTTTGGTACCAATAAACAAGGTTCCATTTCCACCATCGCCAAAAGTCTCGTTAGCTTCTAACTCTTCCGGGCGTTCGGGTTGTATACCGCCGTCCATCCAATGTAAGGTCACATCGCCTTTTGTTTTGCTGGTTTTTGGGAATTTCAGGGTTACGTGACTTGATGGAGGGCAACTTTCTGGAAAATACCCACGTTTAAACTCATCTACATATACCGAACCCACACTTGCCTCAACTTCTTTGGCATATTTTAAATTCAACACACTAAACGGAGCCTCAATTAAATGGCAGCCCATATCGCCAAGTGCGCCGGTTCCGTAATCCCACCAGCCACGCCAGTTAAATGGAACCAATTTGTCTACATAATCTTTTTCAGGCGCAGTTCCCAACCATAAATTCCAATCTAATTCTTTTGGAATCTCTGCTTTTTTATCTGGCCAGGGAATGCCTTGTGGCCAAACCGGACGATTGGTCCATGCGTAAACGGTATGCACATCGCCGATTAAACCGGCTTCATACCATTCTTTCATCTGACGGGGACCGTCGTTTGAAGCACCTTGATTACCCATTTGGGTCACTACTTTATATTTTTTTGCCGCAGCAGTTAAAATACGTGCTTCGTATATATCGTGGGTTAATGGTTTTTGAACGTATACATGTTTGCCTAACTGCATGGCGGCAAGTGCTTGTATGGCGTGGTTATGATCGGGAGTGGACACCGAAACGGCGTCGAAATTTTTGTGTTCCTTGTCCAACATTTCCCGCCAGTCTTTATAGTATTTGGCTTTCGGGAAAGCTTTTACGCTATTTGCTGCACGGCGATCGTCTACATCACATAAAAAAGCAATATCTGCCTTTCCGCTTTTGTAAAACATATTCAGATCACTTTCGCCTTTTCCGCCTACGCCGATACCTGCAACAAGTAAACGATCGCT from Pedobacter endophyticus includes:
- a CDS encoding lamin tail domain-containing protein; translated protein: MKKILLISLLLFSKIAFSQVFDSFSDGDFSKNPAWNGDINYFQVNAKMRLQAKGQQLASQTIALSTPSQFSLNASWEFLVQLNFDPTATNFVRIYLTSDQENLKGSLNGYFVQIGEAGTTDGLHLYKQTKTATTRLITGPQKTRAANNLFLAKIKVTRDEAGKWNLYSDVTGGNSFSLEGNVFDNTFTTSAYAGVFCKYATASRSNQYIFDDFKIDDLVPDRTPPTLIGVTSVDSVHLDVAFSEPLDATSASDLSNYSLSNGYGSPINVSTTAAATVYRLAYAKKFLSGAYTLVVNNVKDKKGNIIATDSKAVFKYIKPYTAQYGDVVINEIFANPSGSPGLPQKEFVEIWNSTDEYILTQGWKLADQTSSFTFGIDTISPNELVVLCAKADESLFKPFGKTVPLSPWPSLNNDKDILTLSDHTGRVIDKVAYFDSWYKDDVKKKGGFSLELIDPKNICRGIQNWSASTDAAGGTPGKQNSVYRSQISTAVPKLLSATIIDSVTIEVEFSKPVDSLSAAQPDHYVMNNGIGNPSSASVKLQGFEVVTLKFAAPFARGVEHTLTVGNVTDCAGNPVSPAANSAKLFIAKKIGVHDMLISEVLFNPKAGSVDFVEIYNNTDHVLDMKDLQLANADSAGAPANINVLSTKSMLIESKSYWVISTNTLSIQSNYFCENPDHFIQLKTLPVYNNDKGTVILLSGSLMIDRFDYTDKMKMPLLQNADGVSLERVSFLKGANDVGNFKSAAASVGFATPTYKNSQEPNGDVDFVEIAAKTFSPDGDGFEDVMNLDYQVAENANLATVNVFSDKGVLIRRLLKNQTIGTKGRLTWDGLNENGQKAGGDLCYPI
- a CDS encoding sugar phosphate isomerase/epimerase family protein, with protein sequence MNSRRTFLKQAGLAASATLLIPSFAFNKANKNVGLQLYTLRDLLPKDVNGVIEKVAGAGYKEVETYGFANGKFWNLSIKEFKTLLDANGLKAPSGHYGMDEFAKTGKTDKLKADIDSCAAIGGKYFTIAGAHVDMSKGADGFKKTASDFNKVAEIAKQSGLKFAYHNHDFEFKKLDNLTGYDLYLQETDKNLVNFEMDLYWVVRSGNDPLAFFKKYPGRFPMWHVKDMDKTKPELNTEVGKGSIDFKSIFAGAKLAGMQHFFVEHENNYQPDPIGSIKTSCDYIKANLV
- a CDS encoding TIM barrel protein, which encodes MLTRRNFLLSGSMAAAAALLVPSFACMGSKKNVGLQLYSLRDELPKDVKGTIEKVAKAGFNQVEAYGFSIKDQFWGLDPVKFKQLLDDNGLYAPSGHYGLTDYLSTGDQAELEEAIVAAKMLGSEYITIPWLNEEIRKTADDYKKVAEKINVAGQECKKAGLKLAYHNHNFEFEKQGETSGYEILLAETDKNLVNFELDLYWVVRAGHDPIKLFKENPGRFTMWHVKDMDKANPDLNAEVGTGSIDFKPIFAEAKLSGMKYFFVEHETNYKPNPVASVTASCAYIKKELI
- a CDS encoding nucleoside permease — encoded protein: MNTITRFKLSSMMFLEFFIWGAWFVTLGTFLGKNLLANDVQIGSAYSTQSLGAIIAPFIIGLIADKFFSAQKVLGILHLVGGVLLWVAGTSLNFEAFFPFILGYMIAFMPTLALVNSISFKQLKDPGKEFPSIRVFGTIGWIIAGLVIGWLNWEQSGNLVLTFKMASVASIALGVLSFFLPHTPPVKKGEKTSIRDILGLDALGLLKNKSFLLFFIASIAICIPLAFYYNFTNPFLNEVGMKKAAGVQALGQVSETLFMLLMPLFFARLGVKKMLAIGMIAWVVRYVFFAFGNAESNYWMLIGGIILHGICYDFFFVTGQIYTDRLAGEKFKSAAQGFITLATYGVGMLIGSIISGMVVNKYAVPGTHDWHTIWLIPAGIAGVVALFFILFFKDRNVAQTQIQAETQQR
- a CDS encoding 3-keto-disaccharide hydrolase, with the protein product MKKIFLSACILLAVTQISKAQKGFKPLFDGKTTTGWHTYNKTGVGSAWQVQDGALHLDLATKGKDGGGDLVTDKEYGNFHLKYDWKVAPKANSGLIFYVHEDPQYHATYSTGLEMQVIDNDGHPDGKFPKHRAGDLYDLVKSASEPVKPVGEWNKAEIISKNGKLTLILNGVTVVKTTLWDENWKSIVANSKFATWKDWGAFKTGKIALQDHGDEVWYKNISIKEL
- a CDS encoding Gfo/Idh/MocA family protein; this encodes MKTEQNNKNTSNRRDFIKTSAIAAAAFMIVPRHVLGGPGYLAPSDRLLVAGIGVGGKGESDLNMFYKSGKADIAFLCDVDDRRAANSVKAFPKAKYYKDWREMLDKEHKNFDAVSVSTPDHNHAIQALAAMQLGKHVYVQKPLTHDIYEARILTAAAKKYKVVTQMGNQGASNDGPRQMKEWYEAGLIGDVHTVYAWTNRPVWPQGIPWPDKKAEIPKELDWNLWLGTAPEKDYVDKLVPFNWRGWWDYGTGALGDMGCHLIEAPFSVLNLKYAKEVEASVGSVYVDEFKRGYFPESCPPSSHVTLKFPKTSKTKGDVTLHWMDGGIQPERPEELEANETFGDGGNGTLFIGTKGKMMSETYSANPKLLPLSRNKDIKVAPKYARVPEGANGHYKQWVEAAIAGYGKQEVSSPFEIAGPLTEALLMANLAIRSFDIQKTVNGKTSYPGRYTKMLWDNDNMKVTNFDEANQFVKREYRKGWNNLTL